The window gtggaacattagcccgaGATTTCCATACCGATGATGTTTCTACCATTTTatccaaaatctcacacgcctccgcataaggcgtagtcatgaagttaccacaggcaagttgattcactacacattggttggttgtgttgatcccatgatagaaagtttgttgaatcatgttctccatCATATTGTTGTTGGGACATTCCATAACCATTGTTCGATAgtgttcccatatctcgtgtagtggtttaTTTAGCTATTGCttaaatgccaaaatctcatcctgatgtgtagccatgtgccccagagagaagaacttagaaataaaattttccgccaactcatcccaagtgtgaatggaatggttcggcaAACGTTCCAATCAATCTAAAGCTTTACCccgtagagagaaaggaaaaagccttagcctcaatgcatcctcggagatatttgtttgtttgctcccccaaaaAGTGTTCACAAACCCGTTCAAATGTTTTGAAGCATTTTGTTTTGTAGTACCGGTGAAGAaacctcgttgctctagcaaagtgagcatcacgttgATGATTTGAAAGTTGTTCGCCCTAATAAGGGGAGGGACTGTGGCACTTCCATATCCTTCATTCGGTAACACCCGATGTGAATCCACTCGTGGTGAAGGTGGGGGTGAAACGGGAACATTTTCATGAGGCACTcggcctcttctattggctttaggttcaagaggaacctcatccacttgGTCATCCTCAATGTCCACATCCtataatttctcaaacaagtcaGTAACAACGGAAAGAAAAAAGGATACTCCAAAAATACatccaaatatatagctaacaccatttttaACTCCCTGGCAatgacgccaaaaattgatcgcgTCCAATTTCACACCTCAAAAGAAGTATGAAACGGTTGTTTGCAATTAtagaaacccaactaagagtcggggttgaatccacagggagcaaagatgggagttaggggtatatacTTCAATGTGCGTGATTGAATTATCAAGATTCCACTTCCACAAAAAGATtggttttctatttctaatttttactCTATTGATttccaaataaagaaagaaaactaGATATAACTCTTTTTGGGGGGGTTTCCAAAttgataaaaagcctagggctaggaccattacctaggtgtttgcctaatgggataaagattTTAATGCTTGTTCTATtaattggggtgtattataactatcaactctaaattacccactcaatacctctcagtcagagagtgattttgtccaatttggctttctcaagaccaaatgggtatcacacaaaacagttgataaaatctcaattcgggttattactatctctaggttgaatcCTTTAATTGGGtaaatcaatctctcaattgacccaattccttgttagacaAGTTgtcctagactaggtctctctttctcaagaagagactaagtcaaataggcatgaactaatgtttgcaaccattaatttcttaaattaaagcatgaaataaGCTAAATAGTaaatactcaatcataaacaagtactAAATTAAGTACCCATAAGAttaacacactagggttgggtcacagcCCTAGtagaaatctagctactcatactttggtgtgaagaaaatgaagaagaaagactaattaaactcataatgatagcttaaaataattaactctattgtaaaatacaccaaagtaaagtaaacttccaaaaatggaaaagaaaaacggctacagtaATTGCtgatgttcaaacttgacctaattttgtgaaactcttctatttatacaagtttgaaaattttggacaaaaatgcccctcgagaggttctgcggccgcaccattccatgtgcggtccgtagaCTTCTTCATCTGGCAGGAGCTGGGATTCTACGGACGCACAATTCTAAACTGTGACCGTGAGGCAACATTTCAGTGGTCCGCATATTTAGAACTGCGGCCTCAAGGCACTCTTATGTGGTCCATAATAGTTGCATGcttttgtgccctttattgccttgtgtttAGACTACTCCTTTTTAGTCGAATTTCATCTCGAGAGTCCAACTTCCAGTATTTCTATAATTTTGCACAATCATTAGTTTCGGaaacacaattcaatactttcaaactaaaacaaaagcCTAAAGGTGCTAATaaatagtcaaaatccccactaaTTAGCAGCTCAGCAACAGGAAGCATGATTAGCAGCTGAAGCAGCCCGTAGAGTTACAGATGAAATAGTCGACGAGGATCGAAGGTACAATCCTAACCGAACTATGATCGAAGATGAATTTGAAAATGCACCTCCTAAACCTGGGAGGTCTTTAGGAGATTATGACAGACAGGTGTACAACCAACAATAGTCTAGTGTGAGGCCCCCGCCCATTGATACTAacaattttgaactcaaacagggAGTCATCCAGACCATTCAAAACAATTGTCACACTTCTAAATAGTGTGACAATTTCTGAATAGTGAGATCGTAGGTTCTCTGATGAAGAAAACTCTTGAAGAGATTGTCACACTTCTAAATGAACTATCTGAAGACGCAAAACAATAGTCCATTGACCAAGGGAATTGAAGAAGATCAGCGGGGGTGCACCAAGTAGAATCATCGGTAGCAATGCAGGCTCAAATTGCAGTTATGACTAAGGACATCAAGAAATTGATGATAGCTCAGGTGAAAAATCAACCACATGTGGGATGTGGCATCTATGGATTGGGACACCCAACTCATGAGTGCCAAACATTCACCGCAGAAGAAGAAGTTAAGGCATCAGGGAATTTTAACAGAGGCAACTACCAAGGAGGTGGTAATTTCAATTTTATGGGACAGAGACATACAGGGTTCTTATGGAGTTCTTCAAATGGTAGCTTGAACTCATGGCAGCAGCCAAATCCTAGAGCACCAGTGCAAGGACCTCCTGTCTTCTAGAACCAACAGAGGCAACCATACCAGCCTCCACAACCCAACTACTCAATTTTAGAAGATCTAATGAAGACATTCATAAATAAATTAGATGAAAAATTTGAGACTCAAGGGACCGCTATTCGGGAGCAAGGCACAACCATCCGCAATCTAGAAAGAGAAATGGGGCAGCTCGCATCATTGTTGTCAGAAAGGGCTCCGGGGACTTTGCCGGCAGACACTGAGAAGAATCCAAAAGACACAATCAAGGTTGTATCCCTCAGGAGTGGGAAAACATTAGCAGAGCCCAATACAAAACCAAGGGCTGAGAAGGATATCAACTCAACCGAGATAGCAGAAGAATAGAAAATTGGTGAATCTCTCCCTAAGGAAGATATTAGCAGCAAGGAGGTTGATAAGCAAATATTAAGCAGTGCAATTGAGGAAAGCAAGCACATGCCAGTGTTACCCTTTCCTCAAAAGATGAAGTGGGAGAAACTAGACAAATGCTTTgggaaattcttggagatgcCGAAACAATTATATATGAATATCTCATTCACCGAGGTGCTCACACAGATACCAGCCTATACAAAATTCCTGAAGGGAATCCTTTCAAGCAAAAGGAAGCTCAGGGAAACGAAAGTGGTCAAACTCAATTCCCACTGCAATACCATTCTACAAAACAAAATTTCTCAAAAGTGTGGGAATCTAAGCAGTTTCACTATACCCTGCTCATTGAGTAGCAAAAAGTTTGACAAAGCCTTGTGCGATTCAGGTGCATCCATTAACTTGATGCCATTATCGGTGTTCAAGAAGTTGGAAGAAGAACTAGGAGTGATTAAATCTGTGCAGGTATCCTTGCAACTGGCTGATCAGACCATGATCATACCATAGGGCATAATTGAGGACATTTTGGTGAGGGTGGACAAATTTCTTTTTCCAGTAGACTTCATCGTGGTAGACATGGAAGTGAATAAGGAGGTACCTCTAATCCTGGGGAGACCATTCCTTTGCACTGGCAGGGCTATTCGTGATATATATGAGAGGCAACTCATGCTAAGAGTGGGAAACAAAAAAGTGGTGTTTCAAATGAAGAGAATGATGAAATACCCGTGTGATGAGGCATCTGCCTACGCTTGTCTCAAACTGGATGTGGTGGGAGAGTTAGCTGAACAACACAAGCTGGATAAGCTGGTAGGTGATTCATTAGGGAGATGTATTAGTCAATCAAACACAACAGATGATGAAGATCCTGAAATCAAGAAGGAAGTTAAGGCACTAGAAGATGAGAACCAAGTGGTAAATGAAGAAGAATTCGAGAAAGAAAAGATCAATCCGAAGCTGGAATTGAAAGTACTCCCGACACATTTGAAATATGCTTTTTTGGAGACTAACAAATTTCCtgtgattgttgttgttgatttgatAGGTGAACAGGAACACATGCTTGTGAAGTTGCTACGGAAGCAAAAAAAGGCAATCGATTGGAGTATAACCGATATTTAGGGGATCAGCACCACAATCTACATGCATAAGATCCTGTTAGAAGAAGGGAGCAAACCGGTAATGCAACCCCAGCGCAAATTGAACAAAAACCTTGAGGAGGTGGTGCATAAAGAGATACTCAAATTGTTGGATGCAAGTATAATATTTCCCATCTCTGACAGCCAATGGATCAGCCCCGTATAGGTTGTGCCGAAAAAGAGGACATGACGGTGGTGAAAAATGAGGACAACGAGCTAATTCCACCAGAACAGTTATTGGTtggaggatgtgcattgactaccgaAGGCTAAATGATGCAAAAAGGAAGGATCACTTCCCTCTTCCTTTCATTGATCATATGTTGGAGAAGGTGTCAAGGCATGGATGCTACTGCTTCTtagatggatactcggggtacaatcaaatacccATTGCTCCCGAAGATGTGGAGAAAATCACATTTACCTGCCCTTCTGAAATCCTTGCATACCAGAGAATGCCTTTCGGATTATGCAACGCACCAGCTATATTTCAGAGATGCATGATGtcaattttttcatatttgaatGGGAAGTGTCTGGGGGTATTCATGGGTGACTTTACTCTATTTGGAGATGACTTCAAGGATTACTTAAGGAATCTTGAACTTGTCCTGAAACGATGTGAGGACACTCACCTAGTACTCAACTGGGAAAAGTGTCACTTCATAGTTAAGGAGGGGATAGTCTTGGGCCATAAGTCACAGCTGAAGGTATTGAGTTCGACAGAACTAAAGTAGATGTGATAGCTAAGCTCCCACCTCCGACGTCAGTAAAGAGCATCATAAGTCTTTTGCGACACGCAGGGTTTTATAGAAGGTTCATCAATAATTTCTCCAGTATTACCAAGCCCTTAACAACAATACTTTCCAAGGATGTGAAATTTGTGTTCGATGTAGAGTTCCTCAAAGCATTCAAACTGATCAAGGAAAAGCTAATGAGAGCTCCCATAATGGTGACTCTTGACTGGAGTGGACCCTTTGAGatcatgtgtgatgccagtgatGTGGCAGTGGGAGCAGTGCTGGGGCAGAGGAGAGATAAACTGTTCAGACCCATTTACTATGCAAGTCGGACCTTGAACGATGCTCATATGAACTATGCTACCACGGAGAAGGAGTTCTTGGAAGTGGTCT is drawn from Nicotiana tabacum cultivar K326 chromosome 22, ASM71507v2, whole genome shotgun sequence and contains these coding sequences:
- the LOC142175740 gene encoding uncharacterized protein LOC142175740; its protein translation is MGQLASLLSERAPGTLPADTEKNPKDTIKEDISSKEVDKQILSSAIEESKHMPVLPFPQKMKWEKLDKCFGKFLEMPKQLYMNISFTEVLTQIPAYTKFLKGILSSKRKLRETKVVKLNSHCNTILQNKISQKCGNLSSFTIPCSLSSKKFDKALCDSGASINLMPLSVFKKLEEELGVIKSVQGIIEDILVRVDKFLFPVDFIVVDMEVNKEVPLILGRPFLCTGRAIRDIYERQLMLRVGNKKVVFQMKRMMKYPCDEASAYACLKLDVVGELAEQHKLDKLVGDSLGRCISQSNTTDDEDPEIKKEVKALEDENQVVNEEEFEKEKINPKLELKVLPTHLKYAFLETNKFPVIVVVDLIGEQEHMLVKLLRKQKKPMDQPRIGCAEKEDMTVVKNEDNELIPPEQLLVGGCALTTEG